A window of the Alnus glutinosa chromosome 4, dhAlnGlut1.1, whole genome shotgun sequence genome harbors these coding sequences:
- the LOC133866464 gene encoding cytochrome P450 CYP82D47-like — translation MDFLSPYPNSAIAGLLGVILLSYYLVRRSRVGSAKIAPVAAGAWPIIGHLPLLGGTEPPHITLGAMAEKYGPVFTIQLGLQPALVISCWEMAKECFTTNDLAVSSRPKLVAAKHFGYNFAMFGFAPYGPYWRELRKIAALELLSNHRLELLSYVRVSEVETTLQELYILWTKKKNVSGQILVELKQWFGDMSLNVILRMVAGKRYFSSSAVADEESRRCQKSVRAFFHYLGMFVVSDAIPYLGWLDLGGHEKAMKKTAKEFDGFLAGWLEEHKRKRALGEAKGERDFMDVMLSVLDDKDVAGYDADTINKATCMNIIAGGNDTSTVTLTWAISLLLNNRRVLKKAQDELDVQVGKERAVKESDISQLVYLQAIVKEIFRLYPPAPLSGPREFCEDCIIGGYHVPKGTRLITNLWKIHIDPRIWSDPLTFQPERFLTTQKDIDIRGKNFELIPFGSGRRVCPGISFGLQMIHLALASFLQMYEISTPSNALVDMTESSGLTNLKATPLEVLITPRLPSKLYGLTTV, via the exons ATGGATTTTCTTTCACCTTACCCAAACTCTGCCATAGCTGGACTCCTTGGCGTTATTCTTCTATCCTACTACCTTGTAAGGAGGTCCAGAGTTGGCTCAGCCAAAATAGCACCTGTCGCTGCGGGTGCATGGCCTATAATTGGTCACCTCCCTCTGTTGGGAGGAACGGAGCCTCCCCACATAACGTTGGGAGCCATGGCTGAAAAGTACGGACCCGTTTTTACTATCCAACTGGGTTTGCAACCTGCTTTGGTAATAAGCTGTTGGGAGATGGCCAAGGAGTGCTTCACCACCAACGACCTGGCTGTTTCCTCGCGGCCCAAACTTGTAGCCGCTAAACACTTTGGCTATAACTTCGCCATGTTCGGCTTCGCACCCTATGGTCCCTATTGGCGTGAATTGCGTAAAATAGCCGCCTTGGAGCTACTATCTAACCATCGGCTTGAGTTGCTTTCTTACGTTCGAGTCTCCGAAGTCGAGACCACCTTACAAGAGTTATACATACTCTGGACAAAGAAAAAGAACGTTTCAGGCCAGATTTTGGTGGAGTTGAAGCAGTGGTTCGGGGACATGAGTCTCAATGTGATTCTTAGGATGGTTGCTGGAAAGCGGTACTTTTCTTCTAGTGCAGTGGCTGATGAGGAGTCGCGACGTTGCCAAAAGTCAGTGAGGGCATTCTTTCATTATCTTGGGATGTTTGTGGTGTCAGATGCCATTCCTTACCTTGGGTGGTTGGATTTGGGTGGACATGAGAAGGCCATGAAGAAAACTGCAAAAGAATTCGATGGTTTTCTTGCAGGATGGTTGGAAGAGCATAAGCGTAAGAGAGCATTAGGTGAGGCTAAAGGGGAAAGAGATTTCATGGACGTAATGCTTTCTGTCCTTGATGACAAAGACGTTGCAGGTTATGACGCTGATACGATCAACAAAGCTACATGTATG AATATAATTGCAGGAGGCAATGATACCAGCACAGTTACCCTAACTTGGGCAATATCGCTACTGTTGAACAATCGCCGAGTGTTGAAAAAGGCTCAAGATGAGCTTGATGTCCAAGTTGGCAAGGAAAGAGCCGTAAAGGAGTCGGATATCAGTCAGCTGGTCTACCTCCAGGCCATAGTGAAAGAGATATTTCGTTTATATCCACCAGCACCTCTATCAGGACCGCGTGAATTCTGTGAGGACTGCATCATAGGTGGTTACCATGTCCCAAAAGGCACCCGGCTAATCACAAACCTTTGGAAAATTCATATAGATCCACGCATATGGTCAGATCCATTGACATTCCAGCCAGAAAGATTTCTCACCACCCAAAAAGATATTGATATTAGGGGTAAAAATTTTGAGTTAATCCCGTTTGGAAGTGGTAGAAGAGTTTGCCCTGGAATATCTTTTGGCCTTCAAATGATACACTTAGCTCTGGCTAGTTTCTTACAAATGTATGAGATTTCAACTCCTTCGAATGCGTTGGTTGATATGACTGAAAGCTCTGGACTAACAAACTTGAAAGCCACTCCACTTGAAGTTCTCATCACACCACGCCTACCTTCCAAGCTTTATGGATTAACCACCGTCTAA